TAAATCAGTCTGCATTCATCTATTATCAATATGAGCAATTCTTACAGCCGTATTGGAAGACGACATGAGCtttgtggggggttttttcAGATTGTTAGAGGAGGGAACAAAGAGCTTGATAAGTTATATGGGACAGAGCACCAGCAGTACAGCTTGAAACCAGGACAATTCAAGACCAACCGGGGTGTGTGGTCACCATATGTTGTATGGATCTGGCGTAATGTTACTTGATAAAAGTAATTTGTAAatggcaagctagccaatttaCAAGCCAGATAAATGCCGGGATTCTGGATTAATTAGTGGACGTTATCCTCTCAAGACAGCATTTTGCTACGTCAGCTAGCAAGCAATTTCAAGtcagtacagcagagagagagagagagagagagaggagaggtgggcGGGATTTTAGGGAGGAAAAGAAGGTTAAAGGCAAGTCCGAAAGCTGCCAGAgctcagcctctcctcctctttctaatGACAGAGACCATGGAAGAGGCTGAACTCTGCTTTCCACAACTCCTTAACTCATCCTGCAAGAAGCTGGAGCCTACTCACTCTGCATTTTCACTTTACATTCTACTGTCCGTCATCTCTCTTCTCACTGTAGCTCTCAACCTGCtggtcatcatctccatctcccactTCAGGCACATAACtttcatgctaaaatgctaaaatgttgtTAGATTGTCTTTGGATTTACAGATACATTTTGACATATATGTGCTAGCCCGCAGATCATTACATACTGGTTGCTGGTGTACTATTTTGCTAtatgttgtgaaaatgtgcGGTTCTTAGTCATTACTGCTTTTTGCACAGCTACTATTGATAATATTGGTGACAGCGTTCACAATGATGATATTCTCTCACTGCAGGcagctccacacccccaccaacctcctcctcctctctctagCTGTCTCAGACTTTGCTGTTGGCCTCTTGGTGATGCCAATTGAAACACTCCTGACAGAGAACTGCTGGATCCTGGATGACCTCATGTGTTCTCTGTATTGTCTGTTACCTGTCATCATAATCTCTGCCTCCGTAGGAAACATGGTGCTCATATCTGTTGACCGTTATGTAGCTATTTGTGACCCTCTGCATTACTCCACCAAAGTCACTGAAAAAACTGTCACAatatgtgttttcctgtgttggatttgttctgttttctatGGCATTTTCCTTTTATATGATAACCTAAAGCAACCAGGCAGGTACAATTCCTGTGTTGGCGAATGTGTGGTCAACATTGCAGGAGCTGTTGATCTTGTTGTCGGCTTTATTATTCCCATTACTGTCATCATAGttctgtatgtgagtgtatttttggtggctgtgtctcaggctcgtgCCATCAAGTCCCACATTGCAACTGTCTCACTCAAGCGTTCAAAGAGTGTGAAAGTTCATAAATCTGAGCTAAAAGCATCAAGGACGCTCGGTGTTCTTCTAGTTGTGTTTCTGATGTGTTATTCTCCATAttactgtgtctctctcacaggCCACGACATCTTGATCGGTTCTCCAACTGAAGCCTTTATGATTTTTCTGATGTATTTGAACTCCTGTCTAAACCCCGTCATCTATGCCCTTTTCTACCCCTGGTTTAAAAAAGCTACTAGACTTATAGTTACATTTCAGATACTGCAGCCTGGCTCCCGTGAGGCTAATATACTGTAGTGAAAATGCTGTTGtccttgtgttgtgtgtgtatatattaatGCATACATCTATCATCTATAGTATctattcatctttattttcaaactgttttcagtttttctgaaactgaaaacaattcaTGATCCGGAGGACGAGTATCTCTTGATGGCTATAATGGACAATGAAAGCATTTTTCATCAGAGTTGGTGATAACAGGGTTGTCTCTCACACTTTTCCTGTGCCAGAGAATACAGGACGTACTACCTATCACACAGCACTCTAGattttagagaaaataatccTTAAAATGATTTGATTCATGTTtgaagattcttttttttttgtatctccagatgtttagACTATGGTGATGATAAGAACGCTTCATCATATTCCAGGCTTTGAAAAGTTTGTAAATTTCATGTCATGACTGATATGAATGTGTGAAGAAAAAAGTACTGATTTCATCCCgcacatttgaaaaaaagttGGCTCATCAGACACATCCATAGAATATGTAGATTTATGTGACATGATGTGTAAAGGGTGCAGAAATGACAAGATTGTGGCTGACACTGAAAAACCATGTATCATTTGTGGCCATGACAACCtaaacatgattaaaaacaattaacaccAAGATAAAAGCTTCCATTATTTCTCCAGTCTTTGGCTACAGTATTATCAGACGTATGagttgctattattattattattattattattattattattgtttacagTGTTAGTGTGGGTACTGTAGTGGACTCAAATGTACAGAAGAAAGTGCACCAGCTGATCTACATGGGTGGAAAATACACTTAGCATAACCTCAGAGGGCCATAGGcagcgccacacacacacacacacacacacacacacacacacacacacacacacacacacacacacactgtttttaagacctttcacatttaatttgccCGTAGACACTGAACAACTCCCAGTGTTCAGCTCCTAGACTGCTCCTAATGGATGTGTACCTCCCCGGCTCAGAAAGGTTTCACACCTCCTTGCATCAGTCTTAggtgatgacatcactgcaatcaaaggtgaaaacaacaaactccCAACATGATGCAGCGTCTTCACATCAGAACATGATGCAATCATTGCCCAAGAAACACATGATTCATCAAGGTACACAAGACACTTTTTTGACATCGTGACCTTTAAAACTTTGTAATGCAACCTCGATTCATCAACACATGATGCAATCATTACTTAAAGGGGCAATTCacccaaataacaaaacatttcattcaaccGGAGTGGTTTCAAGCCTTACAGATAGTTGGTTTGATTTGCAGAGGTGTTGAGATAACaactcaatacaactgaggcgAATGCAATGTTGTTCGTGACGTTCCAAAGACCCAACAGCACTGTGTCTTTGCGGATAATCCAGACTTCACTGTGAACTGTATGTTCAAGAACTGCCTTTAACTGAGTGAATAGCGTCCGTTAAACTGATGACACGCAATCCTGAGAAACCACGGCGGTTTTTGGTCGGAAACAGTACTGTTGAGTTTGGAAAGtataattttaaaatatttgagaagatctttatcttttaattaTGAGATCTTTATGTCAATTGTGAGAAAAGTATTTTGATCATGAGACACAACATCTCGCAAAAATCATGAATTGATTATCAACGTAGCTGTAGGATCCTTAACTGAGCTACCAATTAAACAAACCCAAAATCACCCCTTTTTAGCCTTTTATTCTAAATCTTTTTTAGCATGCTCTATGGGACAAGCCAAAAATACAGTGTTCATTACAcattttatctctgtgtgtacGTCGTCTCATCTACTCAAGCTAAACTGCAACCAAACAGAGCTCACGGTTGTGGCTTCCAAGGCCCCGCTCCAGAATCTGCACCTTGATGTGGACGGCTGCTCCATCTGCCCATCCCCAACCAGTCCCCAACCTGGGTGTCATTGTGGACTCCACCCTCTCATTTCGGTCACACATGAAATCCGTCACCAAATCTGCTTTCTATCACTTCAAAAACATATCCAGACTCTGACCATAACTCACAGACCCTCCTCCATGCCTTCATCACCTCCCATCTGGATTATTGCAATGGggtccctaaccctaaccctgtccGGGGTACCCAGCACAGCCCTGGACAAACTCCAGTATGTGCAGAACTCAGCTGCCATGGTTTTCACCCACACAtcacccccatcctcctccaccttcactgGTCAGGTCAGTAACATGATGTGACATTACGCTCACTGGAACACGTATTTCTGTGCAATGTTAATACAGACTACATCCATAGTTATCGTTATCGATGTTCCTCTGGATTTTCACTATCCACtgtcttttcagttgctgatcaatCTGTGAAATGATAACGATTAGTCAGATTCCCTACAACCACACGACTTAAAACCTGGAAAACAGAAGTATGGCGCGATAACAGCGTTtgagcttcccaccctgagcgTGACGTCGGAGGAAAATGGAATATGGTCTATTGCTGTTCTCGCTGGATTTGCGGGGGAAACAATCTTTATATGTGGTTTGTCCTGAACTTAAAgcaatagttaaacattttgggaaatccacTTATTTGCATTCTTGTCGATGAGAAAATCAGTGCCACAGCTACAGCTATCGGCTGGTTAGCTTGGCCCCAAATACTACAAGATATGTTGTGTGCTTTGTCTGCCTCTATTATGATATTGTATAATTAATataaagcacaaaataaaaacactgtattgGAAGACtacaaggttttttttccagttaaGCACAATAACAACTCAATCACACGTCAGTCCCCAAGTAAGACAGATTGTTAGAGGAGGGAACAAAGAGCTTGATAGGTTATATGACAGAGAGCTTTGGTAAGGAAGCTGCTAGAGCtcagctgcttctcctctcctcctctttctctgatGATGGAGGGAACCGAACTCTGCTTCCCAAACCTCAACACCTCTTGCAGGAAGCCCGAGCGTTCTCACTCTGACACTGTGCTTATTTACATTGCGCTGTCCTTCGTCTCTCTGCTTACTGCGACTCTCAACCTGCTTGTCATCGTCGCTATCTCGCACTTCAAGTAGTAGTTTATAACTCTGGCAGATTTACAGAAAGAAACGATTGCTAAAAATACTTTTGCGTTTGTCATGGTTTTATCTGCTGGAATGACAATTGATGGTACAAATAATGATGTTGCTCCCTTATCTCTCCAGGCAGCTTCAGACCCccaccaacctcctcctcctctctctggctgtctcagaTTTCCTCGTGGGCCTCCTCATGTTCTTCCAAATTGTGCTCATAGACGGCTGCTGGTTCCTCGGTGACCTCATGTGCATTCTGTACGCGTATACATCATATATTGTTACCTCTGCCTCAGTAGGAATCATGATGCTTATATCAGTTGACCGCTATGTGGCTATTTGTGAACCTCTGCATTACTCCACCAAAGTCACTCCAAAAAGAGTTCAAATCTTTGTTACACTGTGTTGGAtgtttcctctgtcctttttcagtctgctgctgagggATAACCTGAAACAACCAGGCATGTTTACATCCTGTTCTGGAGAGTGTGTCATTGTTGTTAATCCTATAGAACAATATGCAGAGCTTATTTTGACCTTCATTATTCCCATTACCGTCATCATAGTTCTGTATATGAGAGTATTTGtggtggctgtgtctcaggctcgtgCCATGCGGTCTCATATTGCAGTTGTCACTCTCCAGTGTTCAGTGAAAGTAACTGCtaagaaatctgaaatgaaagcagccaggactctCGGTGTTGTTATCGCCGTGTTTCTTATATGTGTCTGCCCgtatttctgtgtgttactTGCAGGCCAAGATAACTTGCTCAATGCTTCATCTGCGACCTTTGTTGTATGTCTTTTCTATTTTAACTCCTGTCTAAACCCCGTGATCTACGCCTTTTTCTACCCCTGGT
This window of the Enoplosus armatus isolate fEnoArm2 chromosome 11, fEnoArm2.hap1, whole genome shotgun sequence genome carries:
- the LOC139292515 gene encoding trace amine-associated receptor 4-like; the encoded protein is MTETMEEAELCFPQLLNSSCKKLEPTHSAFSLYILLSVISLLTVALNLLVIISISHFRQLHTPTNLLLLSLAVSDFAVGLLVMPIETLLTENCWILDDLMCSLYCLLPVIIISASVGNMVLISVDRYVAICDPLHYSTKVTEKTVTICVFLCWICSVFYGIFLLYDNLKQPGRYNSCVGECVVNIAGAVDLVVGFIIPITVIIVLYVSVFLVAVSQARAIKSHIATVSLKRSKSVKVHKSELKASRTLGVLLVVFLMCYSPYYCVSLTGHDILIGSPTEAFMIFLMYLNSCLNPVIYALFYPWFKKATRLIVTFQILQPGSREANIL